A region of Diospyros lotus cultivar Yz01 chromosome 3, ASM1463336v1, whole genome shotgun sequence DNA encodes the following proteins:
- the LOC127798544 gene encoding uncharacterized protein LOC127798544 isoform X1 yields MSNIDFADKRIMEKVLVTLPKRFESKISFLEESKDLSSISLVELMSALQAQEQRRTLRQDKVTEGAFSVHKQQSKKGKKQIYQKNKGKNGSGIDSEGSKQKNFPPCRHYKKTTHLEKYCWWRADVVCGNCK; encoded by the coding sequence ATTTTGCAGACAAAAGAATTATGGAGAAAGTTCTTGTGACTCTTCCTAAGAGATTTGAATCCAAAATTTCCTTCCTTGAAGAGTCCAAGGACCTTAGCAGCATCTCATTAGTTGAGCTAATGAGTGCTCTTCAAGCACAAGAGCAAAGAAGGACTCTAAGACAAGATAAAGTCACTGAAGGTGCATTTTCTGTGCATAAGCAACAAtctaaaaaaggaaagaagcagATCTACCAGAAGAATAAGGGCAAAAATGGAAGTGGCATCGATAGTGAAGGTTCAAAACAGAAGAATTTTCCACCCTGCAGACACTACAAAAAGACCACACACTTGGAAAAATATTGCTGGTGGAGAGCTGATGTTGTGTGTGGCAACTGCAAATAG
- the LOC127798544 gene encoding uncharacterized protein LOC127798544 isoform X2 has translation MSNIDKRIMEKVLVTLPKRFESKISFLEESKDLSSISLVELMSALQAQEQRRTLRQDKVTEGAFSVHKQQSKKGKKQIYQKNKGKNGSGIDSEGSKQKNFPPCRHYKKTTHLEKYCWWRADVVCGNCK, from the coding sequence ACAAAAGAATTATGGAGAAAGTTCTTGTGACTCTTCCTAAGAGATTTGAATCCAAAATTTCCTTCCTTGAAGAGTCCAAGGACCTTAGCAGCATCTCATTAGTTGAGCTAATGAGTGCTCTTCAAGCACAAGAGCAAAGAAGGACTCTAAGACAAGATAAAGTCACTGAAGGTGCATTTTCTGTGCATAAGCAACAAtctaaaaaaggaaagaagcagATCTACCAGAAGAATAAGGGCAAAAATGGAAGTGGCATCGATAGTGAAGGTTCAAAACAGAAGAATTTTCCACCCTGCAGACACTACAAAAAGACCACACACTTGGAAAAATATTGCTGGTGGAGAGCTGATGTTGTGTGTGGCAACTGCAAATAG